The nucleotide window GCACTGGGCGTGAGCGGCGCGCTGGCGACGATCGGGATCGTCGTCTCGGGCGTCGTGGAGATCGTCGCCGGCGAGCCCTACGGGGCCGCGCCGGTGACGAACGACGCGGGCGAAGTGGTGGCGACTCCCGCGGTCGACCCGACGATCAGGACTGGGCTCGTGATCGCCGCACTGGTCGTGCTCCTGGTCTGGGGGCTCTACCGCGTCGCCACGACCGAGCCGGACCAGCCCAGCGAGACCGCGGACGGCCACGTCACCGCGGACTGAAGCGTGGACGCCGGTGACGCGGTCGTTCGCGGTAGTCGGGATTCCGTTCTCGCCGTCCTCGTCACGTTCGAGGAACGGCCGTCGGCGAGCGTTGTCGCCGCGTCGACACCCACCCCTGACGGGTCCGAAACCATCGTGCAGGAACCGGACACGGCGCTCGGAGACTGTGTGACCCTTCTCGAGCCTGTTGCCGAACGTGAGCTGACAGCCAACGGCGAGCGAGCCAGAGACGTGGTAGTCGACGTAGTGGACTACGGACAGTTCTGACGGCACTGAACGACGGCGAGGGACGAACCTACACGGAGACGGTCGGCAGGGTGATCGAGTACCTCGACGAGCCGGGACCCCGTTCTCGTCGGGTTTTCCTGTCCTTTTATTGGAGTGAATGCATACGATAGTAGCAGCACAGTCCGATTATCAGAGATAATACTTAGATAAGAATTTATTAAGAAGTAGAACGAAAGGAGACGTACGTCACGAGTTCGACCGTACAATCGGCAGGACTACCCCGTACTCACGGAAGGTTCGCGAGAAGCTAGACGAACTGGGTGTAGAGTACGCCGGGACGCTCGTGCCAGACGCCCACATCGATGGTCACGCCGCGGTTTCGGTAGTCGTCCGAGGACTGTCGACGGTGTATCACGCAGTTCGAACGAACTGAGGTTGGAGCACACGAATGACACACGAAGCAACAGTCGTCGACGCATATCGGATCACACCACAGGTCTCGGCATTTCGGCTACAGGTGCCTGGCCACGAGTTCGACTACGAGCCCGGCCAGCACACGACAATTCGGTTCGAGTCGGGCGGCGAGGAGGTCGTTCGGCCGTACACGCCGACGAATCTCCCTGGCTCGGACGAGCTGTCGCTCACGATCAAACGATACGACGACGGGTTGGCGTCGTCGTACATGCACCAGAAACGCCCTGGTGACACGGTGACGGTCGGCCCGATCGACGGCAGCCTGACGCTGGCCGACACTGACCGTGACGTCGCGTTTCTCGCCTCTGGCACTGGACTGACGCCGATGATGGCGATGGTCCGACAGTATCTCCGAGATGGATCCGGCCACGCACACGTGGTACTCGGTGAGAAGCGAGAGGAGACGATCATCCACCGCGAGACGCTCAACGAACTCGCCGCGAACAATCCCGAACTGGACGTCACGTTCGTGCTCTCAGATCCCAACTGGGAGTGGACCGGCCACGCCGGCTACGTTCAAGATCACCTCGAATCGTTGTTCGACGACTTCGACGATCGAGACTTCTACGTCTGTGGTGTCCCACCGATGGTCGTCCAGACGAAACACCGACTCGCCGAGTTGGGTGCACCGGAGGAGCGAATCCATAGCGAGGGCTGGGAGGATGGTGTCGTGGGAGACGAGTGATCGGCGACGTCGGTCAACACCGCCGAACCGAACAACTCCCTCGGCCGAGCAGATTGAAGAACTCACACCACCCTGACCGAGTGTGCTACTGGATTGAACACGGGATGAAGCTAACTATCACCCGGGCGTAGTACACACCACCCCACGGGGTCACACGACTGGTTCTCACCGATCTCCCTGATTACGACACAGCGACAGTCGAGTGTGAAACGAGTCGATTCGACCCGCTTGTTCGGGGTGTGATCGAGCCGAGCGGCCTACCCGAGCCGACCCGAATCGACCCGAGATCGCGTCTCCAGTGGCGCGCTCGGACACCCGAGTCGGCGTACGTGTGCGACGAGCCACCGGCCTTTCGACCCGTGAGACCCGACTAGGAGGTGCGCGTATCCGAACCACCGACGAGCGACGACGACCCTTGAGAGACCTCGAAGGAGCGACCGGCCACGGACACACCAGCCAGGCGCTCGACGACACCGCGCGACTGTGCGCGAAGCTTCGCAGTGACACGAGGGTAGTGCCGACCGGCCGGGCCAAGCTGCTCGTCGACGCCTCGACGACGACCGACGTCTCCGTCGGCGACAACTGACCAGCGTCGCGCGTCAGGGACCGACGAACTGCTCGGACACCGAGGCCACGTCTCCGTCGGTGTACCGACCCCACGCGAGGATCAGCCCCATCAAGAGCACTGTTGGCAGGAGAAAGACACTCGTCTCTCCCAGCCCCGGGGCAACCCGTTCGGCGGCGACGAGTTTCGGGTAACCGGTGCCAGGCTCCCCGACGACGATCCGCACCCAAGCGTTGCTGACGAAGTGGATACCCACAGAGAGCCCGAGTCGTCCGGTCACCACGTACGCCAACACGAAGTACGAGACAGACGCGAACGCTTGCACCGCACCGAACACCGGATTGGTGAACGCAACTGCAGCACCGAACGCGTGAATCACTCCGAACACGGCACCGACTCCCAGCAGGGACGCACCGACCGCGGTTCGGCGAGACACACCACGTCCCGCGAGCCCTTGAGCGACGTTGCGGATCGACAGACTCCGGAACACGTACTCTTCCCACAGCCCCACGACGGCGAACTTCACGACGACCGCGATCACCAGGGCGGTGAGTGAGACGACACCGGTCCCGATGCCGGGTTGCAACGTCGCGGTGAAGCTGAGGTCACCGACCGCCAGCCAAGCGGCGGTCACAGCCAGTTGGAACACCACGCCGAACACGATCCCGACGAGGAGATCCCGGACCCACGCACCACTGGGTTCGAGTCCGAGGTCCGCGAGTGACCGGTCGGCGAGTCGACACTCGGTGATCACGGCTCCGACCGTGCCAGCGAGCAACGCGAGGTTCGTCTCCGTCACCAACACCGTATCCGGGCCGACCGCCTCGATCAGCCGACCCAGTCCGATCCCGAGAGACGCGAACACGGCGACCGGAACGAGTATCCGCCAGATCGCCCGCGGTCGTCCCTCCGAGGTACGCCACACCCGCGCGAGCAACGAGTCACTGTCCGATCGATCCTGTTCGTCGGGCTGCACCCGTCCGTTCGTCGAATCCATGTACCGACTGTTCTCGGCTCCGATGTTCAGTTCCGAGGCTCCCCATCGGCAACTCTCTCGGTCTGGACTGTGAGACCGACCGCGAGCCGGTGTAGCTCGCCGACTCGCCAGTCGTCGCCGTCGACGAACGCCGTCGCCCGAGAGCCGTCTGGGCCGTCGCCGACCTCCGCGAGCCGGTCGGTCGGGCCGTCGACGGCGGCTAACGGGTCGTCGCGGACGTAGCAGAACACGGACGTCGCCCCACGCGCCCGACTGGTCGGCTCCGGTGCCCGTCCGAGGAGAAGCTGCGACGCCGGTACAGTGCGTTCCGGGTCAGTCGGCGGAGGTGACACAGTCGGGGTCGCCGAGACGCCTGGAGAGACTGGTCTCCCGTTACTCCACGCGGAGAACGGGCAACGGACTCACCGGGTGGAGGGCAGGCGACTCCGTCAGGAGGTGTCTGAGCACCCGGACGTGACCCGAGCCGACGACGAACAACAGTCGGTCGCCGGCGCCGTCGGCGACCCGCCAGAGGTGGTGTGCCATCCGCAGGTTCCTGTCGTACCAGAACGTTAGATTCACCGGGCTTCCGAACTGCTCGTCCGCCGCACGGAGACCGCGGTCGAACATCTCACGGTGGTTCTGGGACAGACGTTCCTCGTCGTTCTGGTACCGGAGCGCCTCGACGACCGTCTTCCTCTCGAGTTGTGCTGTCCTCTTCTGCTCCATCTCCTCGGGCTCGGGCCACGTCGGGGGGGTCTTTCTGGAAGTGTCGATCTCCCGGTCGTCGAACGGGTCCGTCTCCGGCACGTCTGGGAACTCGTCGACGGCCCGGACCCGGTCGTGCCCGAGTCGATCCGCCAGCCGGAACGCGATCTGCACCACCTCACTCCGGCACTCCGTGTCCGGTTCGTCCCGTCCGGGGTCGGGGGGCGTCACTCGGACCTCCTCGTCGTACGCCTGTCCGTCACGGTAGGTAGCGTACAGGTCGTTCACTGCCGACTCCCGGTCGTGTGGGCGTTCGACCGCGACGGTGTCCGGCCGAAGTGGTTCCAGACGGTCTGCCAGCGTCGAGAGCTGCGCCTGCTGGTCCGGCGCCAGT belongs to Halobaculum sp. MBLA0143 and includes:
- a CDS encoding ferredoxin--NADP reductase, with protein sequence MTHEATVVDAYRITPQVSAFRLQVPGHEFDYEPGQHTTIRFESGGEEVVRPYTPTNLPGSDELSLTIKRYDDGLASSYMHQKRPGDTVTVGPIDGSLTLADTDRDVAFLASGTGLTPMMAMVRQYLRDGSGHAHVVLGEKREETIIHRETLNELAANNPELDVTFVLSDPNWEWTGHAGYVQDHLESLFDDFDDRDFYVCGVPPMVVQTKHRLAELGAPEERIHSEGWEDGVVGDE
- a CDS encoding CPBP family intramembrane glutamic endopeptidase, which codes for MDSTNGRVQPDEQDRSDSDSLLARVWRTSEGRPRAIWRILVPVAVFASLGIGLGRLIEAVGPDTVLVTETNLALLAGTVGAVITECRLADRSLADLGLEPSGAWVRDLLVGIVFGVVFQLAVTAAWLAVGDLSFTATLQPGIGTGVVSLTALVIAVVVKFAVVGLWEEYVFRSLSIRNVAQGLAGRGVSRRTAVGASLLGVGAVFGVIHAFGAAVAFTNPVFGAVQAFASVSYFVLAYVVTGRLGLSVGIHFVSNAWVRIVVGEPGTGYPKLVAAERVAPGLGETSVFLLPTVLLMGLILAWGRYTDGDVASVSEQFVGP
- a CDS encoding DUF5694 domain-containing protein, whose amino-acid sequence is MSPDPEQTRDGLPEVDPCEIARNPPEGWPESESPPDERIDVVLLGTHHMDEPGLDEADPAVPDPLAPDQQAQLSTLADRLEPLRPDTVAVERPHDRESAVNDLYATYRDGQAYDEEVRVTPPDPGRDEPDTECRSEVVQIAFRLADRLGHDRVRAVDEFPDVPETDPFDDREIDTSRKTPPTWPEPEEMEQKRTAQLERKTVVEALRYQNDEERLSQNHREMFDRGLRAADEQFGSPVNLTFWYDRNLRMAHHLWRVADGAGDRLLFVVGSGHVRVLRHLLTESPALHPVSPLPVLRVE